CCTgtgcagtgtgaccttgggcaagtcaatttccttctctgagcaTTGTTTATGAAAAGGAAGCAACAGTCTCTGTCTCTCAGCTTCAAACCAAACCAGGGCAGGGCCAGTCTTCTGGGTTCAGAAGGTAGCCAGGAAGCTACAGCTCTGACCCAAATGCTAGGGACTTTCttatacattatttcattccctCTGAGGTGGGGGCCaacatctccattttgcagaaaaggaaatggaagctcCAGGAAGGGGAAAGACTTGCCTGTAGTCATGTGGCTGATAAATGACCGGGCAGTGATTTGAATCTGGTCTGCCTGATACAAGCCCTCTCTGCCCTTGCCCTCCCTGGGTCCCCTTCCCACCACACCACCTTATACAGGatcctgccttcctggagcaCATAGAGCCTCTCGGGCAGCGCCGCGTAGAGCTGGCTGCTCTGGTTCTTCATTGTGTCCACCACCACAGGGCACTGGGGGCTTCTGTCCAGCAGCAGGTGGGCTGCCCGCAGGCGGTCCTGGAGATTCTGGTGATTCTTGATGTCCACGTTATTCTTAAAAGCCCAGCCATCTATAAGAGAAAGGCCGGGCAGAAGGACCCACAGGCATGGCACATACTTCCTGCAAGCTAAATACCTCCTCCGCCCCCCTTTTTACCGAGGGTCCCAGATAGAGGACTTCCCAACATTGGCACTATTGACAATTTGGgctagataattctttgttgtggaggctGCCCTGTGTGTTGTGAGGGGTTGAGCAGCGtctctggcctctactcactagatgtcagtagcatcCTCCCACCTTCAatctgtgacaaccaaaaatgtctcagacattgccaaatgtcccctgtgGGACCAAAACCACCCTCTCTTGAGAACTACTGCTCTTAAcaccatctcctccaggaagccttccctgacatACTCAGCTGTGTTTCTTGGGCGAGCTCTTTAAACCTCTTTAAattctcagttttcccatttttccctctctctcctttttttctccccaccctcaaccttgagcaaaggggagaaagagggagggaagagctggagggagggaatgTTTTTTACCTGATGCATGTGCTTCTTCAATGTAAATGATGAGAAAATCTGCTATGGAATTAAAATCTTCAATAAGTCTCTTGAACTGgtcaaatttgaaaataaatgaaggtcAGGTGCAACTTCCAAAATTCAGCACCAATGGCCTGTTACCTAAAACAAATGGAACCATCATCAACCAATAACCTACACACAGCATTTCGTTTGCAAGCATCATCTTCACTCCTGAATTCATTTCTTATGACCTTTATTTCCCCTCTAAGATGGATGCAGGGCACGGTTGGAGGTGGAATGCTAGAGAGCAGGCTTAGCAGAGGCTGGAGCCAGTTTGCTCCTCTCAAAAGTGAGGGGATTCCATCAGATGGTCTCAGTGGACCATTTGCAGTCGCTGGGTGATCATTAAAATGATGACAAGGAGAGTCCCTTTCATGCAGTTCATAAGGCAGGCACGCATTGATCCTCTCATTGATATGATTCATGTGCTGCAAGGTGGGTGATTTTTCCCCCGATTTATAAACTTGCTCCTTGTCACACAGCAGGAGTTAAAATTAACACTCTGGTTTCTATGTTCTCAACTTGGTGCTCTTTCCGTTCAAAGTACCACCATTTCCTCATCCACAAATGGACATAATAGCAATGTTTACCTTTTAGGATTGTTCTGagatttaaataagttaaaacagATAAGGGCTTAAAACAGTGCTTGcccataataggtgctcaatgaatgtaAGTTCTTATGTTCTTAGTGCTCATCTCCTCCCTGAGCTGTGaagaggtgggcagaggaggggacccCACAATGGGGACCTTAGTAAAGAACCTGGGTTTTCTCCCAAGTACAAGGGGACATTATGGACACATAAAACAAGGATGGTGGATATTGGTTGCAATTTTGGCTGCCCAACCTCTTACCCTCCTTCCCACTTGGAATTCCCTATTCTGTGTACTGTTGATGTAGCTGTGTGCCCAGCCTTGCTCTGTGGAAGATATCAGGGCCATGTCTGTTCTTTGCTCCCAGAAGCCAGGGCATAGGCAGTGAGTGACCCAGGCTGGGCTGACTGGaccttcccaccaaaaaaaaaaaagaaaaaaaaaaaaagaccctcctAACTCTTTGATCCTGGAGTTACTGAGATGGTAGAATTCATCCACAGCTCAATGGTCGTGCCTCATCAGAGATGGTGGAGTCCTACAGTGGTGATGGATTCCCATGGCAACCACGGTGACAGCAGTTTCCAGGCCCAACTGTTGATGCTACAGGATGGTCCAAGCCCAGCGGCTGTGGTTGATTTTGGGGAGACTGCATCATCTTTCTAATACATTcctttatacatgtatatatgtgtggctAAGAAAACCAGAGtgagtttctgttacttgcaagcCAGAACTCTGACTACTACAATAGGCTGTGTGATGAAAAATGATCAGTTTCCACCTGAAGATCACTACTCAATGAAGAAAGGACTGAGGGTGAGAATGGAAGTGGGGCCGAAGCAGTTAGGGGGACTTATATAAATCCACATGAGAGACAATGGGAGTCTGAGCTAGTGTGTGTGCagtggagaaggggaaaaggtGGAACTGATAGGACTTGTTGATGGAGGGGAGTTCAGGGCATCTTAACTTGCTTGTGGTTTGTTTGGTTAGTTATTCCTTCACCTTGTTCTGCAAAGGATTTGAAGCAGCTTAcatgtataataaaattttaaacaaaaaattttttaaatcatgcccCTCCGGGAGGCATAGAATAGATGCCAAGCATTCTTTACACCTGAGCTAATATTTGACTCTGAGATTCCAGGTGGCCAAGTAAAAGGAGAAACACAAttgcttatatattctttatttttcagtacaTGAGGAGAAAGCAGGCCAATTTCTCTGGACATACAAAGTTCTCCTTGTCCTTGTCCCACAGGTTTCCTCAGAGGAGGCCCTAGGAGAGAAACTCAGTGCCTGTTGGTTGCATCCTCACCCATGTGACAGGAATGCCCAGACCTCAGCAGGGGAGGCTCAGAGATCAGTTATGGCCAAGTCGCTGGCCACTGGCCTCCAGTGACCCCAGGGAGTCACCCTTTAGATAAGAACCAAGGGAATTTAAGGTCAGGACCAGTGCTAAATATTAGCTGTCTGGAATATTGTTTCTAATTGGATAAAACATTTCAACATCCACTGATTAGGACCTTGGAAGAAACAGAGccatttgtttaattatttatagTGTGGCTAGATGCAACAATCAGGCTTGAGTGCAAAGTTTAAACTTAGTTCCCTGCTTTCCTGgtagcagagagaggaaggacaaGTGTTGAGGGGGTGGCTGTGCTGGGGGCTGGCACTATGCCACATCCAGAGGCCACAGTGCAGAGAACACCATTTCAAGAACATCAGGCAAACACTGTCAAGTCCAACTTGTTTGTATAAATGGGAAAACAGCTCTGTAGTAGCTCTAGATTTGAAGCCATCATTGGTTAATTTACAGGTTGATCCTCAAACTAGTAAATTAACCTCCACACCAGGCTCTCCCACCAGAGAAAGCCCATTTATAGTTACTAGATGACCCCTCATAAATATACTTGGGGagattttagaagatttttaatGGGGGCTGAAATAAATCCAGTTTCAGACTAACTGCCAGGTACGGAGAAAACAAATCATCCAGACTTGCCTTCTACCACGTCAGTTAATCAGTGTTTggcggtgtgtgtgtgtctgagagcaTGTGTCTGTcctgcgtgtgcatgtgcgtgtacATTCAAAGGATAAGAGGTGCCTGAgaatttctctgagcttctgttgtTTTACCCGGTAACAGAAAGTAGACTAGCTGAGAGTCAGAGGGCTCAGGTTCTGGTTCTGACCATAAGAACGctctgtgtgactctgagcaagtCCTTTAcctctcagggcctttgcatctgaaaagtgaAAGTGTTGCTTTAGATTATCTGTAAAGAATCTTCCAGACCTTCCAGTTTGTGGCTCTAAAATGAGTTCCCAGATTCATACCTAAAGCATACAGCAGAGCTATTTAGTGGACTGGTGTGTTTCCAAAGCACTTCCAGGATGTCTTTCTAAGAAGCAGAACTGATCATGTTTACTACCTGCTTGAAAGCCCTTCTGGAACTCACCAGTACATTCAGGATAAAGGCTACCCTCTTTGCTAAGACACCTAAAGCCCCGCAAGCTCTGATCCCTAGTGATGTTTCCAGCTTCATCCTTCATCCCTGCATGCCTCCCATACCCTACTCTGGCCAAACTGATTGATGTCCCTCTACATCTCTGACCTCTgctgctcctcccctccttcctgctctgttcACCACTCCCCTCGTCCTCACCCATCCCAAGCCTGAGGTCCCTGGACAACCAGCTCACTATcctcttctccaggaagccttcgcCTGACCACCTTCCTACCCAACCTTACTTCTTCCAGGACTTTCTGGTTCTCTCTCCCACTATACCATCTTCCTCTCTCAGTTATGAAATCTTCCAGTTGTGTTGATATCATCAGTACCTGTTATTTCAGGGACTCTGGGCCAGTGGACTGAAAgccaactccattttacaaactagagttttcttttttctctcagaccccttctctctccatttcttcagTTTCAAGTACAGCAGCAGGGAACAGAGACAAATAGAACTGTCTTTAAAATGTAACTGACCCACTAGAAAGTGAACAGTTAAAATAAGCAAGCAAATCCTGTCAACTGGCCACGAGGCAAGTTTGGCTTTCATGGAACTGGTCGCTAGATGATCAAAATTCAGCAAATTGGCCTGGTTGCATCACAGTTCTTGGCATGAGGCAGACACACAGGaaggtttgttgtttttctcattgCTCTTATTATCAGTGGTCACTTAGTGAATGCTtattgagaaaacagaggtcaTTTGTGCACTGTGGTGATGAGGGGGACTTGGAATGTTGGTGACAGAGGGGAACAGCCAACAACATCAGCAAAGGCAAAGAGAAGGGAGAGCACATGGGATGCCCAAGAACCAGCAGCTCATCTGGAGGCAGTGGCACAAGGGGAAGCCTACAGGTGAAGTTGGGATGCAAAAGTAGAGTCGGCTCAGGGAAGACACAAGGCTGAGCCTGTGCTTCATCCCAAATGCAGGGGTTTGGGGTGGCTGGAGGTTGCCGagctggggtgcctgttggccaGGGATGTGCTTGTGGAAGGGTAATCTGGCAGCCACTCACAAGTTGGGAGGGAAGAGCCACTCacaagaagggagaaggaaaacctggcaggaagagcagctgtgaggacagaaagagaaaactgacCCAGAGAGGCCTTTTAGAGCCCAAACAGATAGAGCTGGTTTgcctggaagagagagagagagctcttcaacaaatatttactgagcaatttCTATGAGCAGCAGCAGCCAGGGGGATGCTGGGTGAGAGCCAGGGTCTCCTCCTGCACGGAGCTTGCAGGCTGGTGAAGGTGACAGACATTAATCAAATACCCATACATAATTCCAAACCAGGACATGTGTGATCAAGAAAAGTTTAGGATGTTAAGCCTACAAGAGGAGGGAACCTAGTCCAGGGAAGCTGGGGTTGCCTTATCTCAGGAAGTGTCACTGAGCGGAAGTCTGAAGGGTGAACAGGAGTAGACCAGGCAGAGGCGGGCGAAGAGCAGCCCAGACGAAGGGACTGTGCGTTAAGAGCGCTGCTGGAGGCGCTGAAGGCCAGTGTGCCTGCTCTGTGGTTTGAGTGCCTGGGAAGGTGGTGATGCCACTCAGAAAAACAGAACCCAGGAAAAATCCTCATTTCAGGAAGCAGGAAGAAGACATGAAGCCAAAAAAGGAGCAGCTGGAGTAGTAGAATTCAGCCCTGTTCAACCCACATGCCCACCCTCCTCAAGCACCCCTCAAGCTTGATTCAGCCCCCTGACCTTGCATGAAGTCCCAGATGTTGCACCTCTGTCCTGACAGGCGGACCACGGGGCAGTCTGGGGCCAGACCCCCTTGCTCGGTCGTGTCCTCCAGTCGCTGCCAACGGACCTTCAGGATGAACCAGAAATACTGGATGCTGAAGAAGGTGGGGATCCAGTTTTCATAGGAGAAGTGGGGGTTCTGGGCCATGCCAGTCCTCTGACTCATGGCCAGGATGTCCTGCTTGACTCTCCCGGGGAACAGTGTCAGGAGCACTTTGCCCAGGGCCACGTGCAGGGCCACCTGAAAGAGCACCCAGAGCCTCTTCAGCCATAGCCCTGGCAGGGACAGCCCCATCTcggcagagccagggctggctCTGAGGCCGGTGGGCAGAGAGGCCACCGCCAGGTGACACGGGGCGGAGCTGGACAAAGGTGCAGGGTCGCGGTAGCCAACCCGGACAGGAGGAAGGTGTCAGGACAGAAGGTATTTGCCTTCCTGTCAATGGAATGGAAAATTCCAAACCAGTGGCTAAAGGTCTGTTCTAATGATTGTTTCTGAGTCTTTGTCTtcacttttgagagatatttGGACTGGGAAACTTCAGATCTTCTGAAGTTTCTCCTTctgataagtttttaaaaataaagactttaaaagatCACACCTAAAAGGACTCTGGGGCTCCTTAGAAAGGCTCTGTTACAAGTGAACACTAAtgttaattattcttttaataatgtAAGTTGTTCTTTAACTATGAAAGATGTTTTTCCCACTCACAGCTTCTAGCTGGTGGTTGAGTGTTTATGGAGGCAGAGCCCTCCCCAGAGGACTTGGGTCTGGAAGCTCCCCAGGCAGAGACAGAGCTGGGGACATCCCCAAGGAAATTTGGGACTGCGCCTCCCTTAGCACTGGGGGTAGAGTGATAAATACAACACTCTCTGCTCTCAGTGGGGTGTAGTGTAGAGTGGGGAAGagacaagtaaacagaaaattaCCATTTAGTATGTTAAACACAGAGACAGAGGATGAGTGGGGGCCATGGGAGCATGGAGAAAGGGCAGCTGATTCTGTTTAGAGAGGTCAAGAGGACATCCCCAAGGAAGTGATGTCTGTGCTGAAACCAGAAAGACAGAAGAGCAAGCAGTAAATCAGGCAAGTGGGGACAGTGGTCCTGGTGGAAGGAACCACACGTCCAAAGAACTACTATCCAGAGATAGTAAGGCTCActggagaaactgaaaaaatcATAGAAGCTCAGAGCTGGAAAGAGGTTTAGAAAACATCTAAaaccactttcttttttaagccgGAAAACTGAAATCCAGAGAGTGGAAGTGGCCTCAGGCCAGTTCTGTTAATAATCTCTAAGGAGTTAATTCACAAAGCTTTAAAGTGCACCCCCTTCCCCAAGGCATTTACATACCTGTGTGTTCGGATAGAGGGAAGGATGACATGAAAGTAGCTGCCACCTTCAAAAAGGTGTCAATCGTGGCCTCTAGCACACTGACCttatttagagaaagaaaaaacagctcCAAAAGATGTTCTGTTTCTGAGCATCTCAATGTAAATGCCGCCTGCTGGGTCTGCAAAGGACAAGCAGCTGTCTCTTCAAGCTGTAATAACCCCTTGTGTATATATGCCAGGTACAAAGCAATCCTAGATCCCTCGTTTCACTTGTTTTTTCTTATTGTCATCTGTTTGTTTTAAGTAGGCTTTTTCCCCccaagcagttttaggttcacagccaaATTAAGCAAAAAGTACAGGGAGTTCCCATGTACCTCCTGCCCcaacacatgcacagcctcccacACTATCCGTATCCCAccagagtggtgcatttgttacaactgatgaacctgcATTAACAAATCATTGTCACTAAAATTCCATAGCTTACATAGAGTTCAGTCTTGGTATTATACaatctgtgggttttgacaaatctGTAAGGTATGCGTCCACCATTATGGTATCTTAAAGGATAGTCTTGCCCTAAAATCCTCTGTGCaccacctgttcatccctccctctcccctggtaaccattcATCTTTTTGATAtttccatagttttaccttttcagagtatcatacagttggaatcatacagtatgtagccatttcagattggcttctttcacttagtaatacacatttaagaaacctccatgtcttctcatgaactgatagcttatttctttttagcattgaataatattccattgtctggatgtaccatagtttatttatctattcacttacatcttggttgcttccaaattttggcagttatgaataaagctgctgctATAGACTCAATatttgtgtcccccccaaattcatatgttgaaacataATCCCTAaggatggtatttggaagtgagGTCTTCGTGTGGTGATTAGGTAGTTAGGGTGGAGCCCTaatgaataggattagtgcccttataagagagaccccagagagagccCTTACCCCTTCACTGTGTCAGGATGCAACAAGATGGCTATCTAGACACTAGGAAGTGAACACTTACTAGACACTGAACCTactggtaccttgatcttggacttccccgCCTCCgaaactgtgagaagtaaatttctgttgtttataatctagccagtctatggtattctgttatattctgcagcctgaatggactaagacagctGCCATAAACATCTGTGTTTTTTCATGGACTTAAGTTTTCAACccatttgagtaaataccaaggaacacAATTACTGGATCTTATGTTAAGAGTATGATTAGtgttgtaagaaattgccaaattaTCTTCCAAACTGgatgcaccattttatatttccaccatCATGGaataagagttcctgttgttccacgTCCTCACCAGTGTTTGATATAGTCTGTGTTCTGAATTTTGGCCATTTGAAgaggtatgtagtggtatctcatttgttttaatttgcagttccctaatgacatatgttgttgagcatctttttatatatttatttgccatctgtatattttctttggtgaaatgtctgttccaatcttttgctcattttaaaatcagattgttcGTTTTTTcgttattgagttttaagagctctttgtTTACTTTAGACAATAGTCCTCCATCAGCTATgtcttttgcaaaatattttctctcggtctgtagcttgtcttctcGGTCTCTTGACCATGTTTTtttcagagcagaagtttttaattttaatgaagtccaacttaacTCTTTTTTCATGAATTGTGACTTTGGTGTTTTATCTAAAAGTCATCACCAAATTCAAGGTTATCTAGCTTTTCTCCTAGATTGTCACTGGGTCTCTGGGGGGAAAAATATATACCTATATCCATATGTAAGTTTATTATACATTTTACTGCTATACAGAGTATGCAGTAAACAATTTACAAGAGTAGTAAAATACCCAATATTCCTTATTGCTAATTCCACATAGCCAGTTGATTCTTACAGGATGCTTTCACTGATTTTTGCCAAACTCTTGCTTCTGTAGCTCACCTATGTTTGCAATTGCTGAACAGGACAGTTTGGACATGAATGTTGgttaataattttcctttaagttaAGGAGGaagatgaaagtgaaaaaaatgaagatatatgTCAAAATTTCACTATTTGTTCATGATGTGAGGAACTTGTTTTTGAATACTGAAAGAATACTGCCTCAATTTTTTGTGTTATTCACAATACTACAACTATAGTCATAACacatacttttatatttaatctgcgctttaattattttcttcattattttcttaaacctagatcaggggtcagcaaaccatGGCTTATGAGCCAAATCTGGCcctctgcctatttttgtaaataaagttttattggaccaCAGaccattcatttatacatttgcctatgtctgcttttgtactacaacagcagagttgagtagttgcaacagactGTGTGGTCCAcacagctagaaatatttactattctGGCCTTTATAGAAAAAGATTGTCAGCCTCAGTCCAGAcagcaaacaaagcaaaaacatcaACCCTAGACATGTagcattttctaatttctgtgttgtaaataatTCCAAATTGCTGATTTTAAGCTACCAAAGTGATGTCACTGTGTTTGTGGAGTTGGGAAGAGGCCCTCAGAAGCACACTGTGTGTGTAAAAACAGGCATCATCTCAAGAGCACAGATGATAGTGAAATGTAGGGAAATATTGAGGAAGTGATGTTTTGAATATGATTACCTCTATTGTTAATATAAGTTATTTAATtgttaataaaatttacataattgtaaattgatataatttaatttttaataatggttaGGTTTCAATAACTGGCTCACAGAATTCCTGAAAATTTGACAACCAGCTCTCATTGAGCATATTCTAGCACACCACTGGCCTGGCTCCACTCACTGAATGACCAAAGCCGAATCACTTAACCTCTTTCTACCAGACAGGGCATGAACAGAATGCAGGCCGAGCTAAGGGAAAGGGCCCGACGTCACACTTCTCAACCTTGTATTCCCAAATACCTGTAACTGCTGAGTATCTGAGACTAGCCCACTGAGTTTTCAAAGTCTTTGAAGCCTcctgttttgtcttttaaaatgtatgtggtTTGCctacaaattttataatttttgcagGATATGGCATACATGAATTTTGTGTCCTGTTTGTTGCAGGATGGCTCTGGCCCCACATTTGGGTTTCAAACAACCTTAGCCCTTAACACTAGCAgacacattaagaaaaaaaaaaaaggaaaagaggcttGTTTGTTAGAGActccaaaagaaaaagagtaaagcaGTACCTACTGCCCATCCCTCATTTGCAACCCCCGGAGCCAGTGAGATGCTCCCACAGCACCAACAGCCTTCTCCCTAGGATGGGTGTCACTCGGGAGTGTTGGAGACACTTTCTGGAGCGCGGCTTAGCTGTGTGGTTGCCAGCTTTCCTCTCTGCAGAAAGCCAGAGGACTCCAGCAGAATCACATGCAGCATCTATCCAAGGCTCATGCTTTTCAGACTGTCcccttcaccccccaccccaccccatccctgtcCATCAAAGCAAGGCTTGCTCCTtggcttcccctccctcctcattctTCCCCCATTCTCTctaggtggggtggggtgggttctATCTCTCATCAGCTCATTTCCCCCCACGGCAGTAGAGGTCTAATTAGTATCATCAGATGGACTCACCTTCCCTTCTATATTTGGCAGATAAGTTAAGGAAACCTGAACATTTGAGCTCAGAGTTTTTCAACCTTGATAGCACTGACGTTTTGGactagataattctttgttttgaGGAGCTATCTTGCATGTTGTTgggactttctttttatttttttttttaacattttaaaaacaattatttgtctttattttatttttatttgtttatttttatgacagtactggggattgagcccaggacctggtgcacactaagcatgttctctaccactgagctattcccctaCCCCTATTTTGCATGTTGTAGGAAGTTTAGAAGCTCCCCGGCCCATAGTGTCCCAcaagttgtgacaatcaaaaatgtcttcagGCATTGCCAAGTATCCCCTGGGAGCAAAATAGTCCCctgttgagaatcactgttttaGTTAGACCAGTATAGTTATCTTTGATTCTTGTCTCATTTTGAGCCAAAACTTACATATCATTATAATTAATATATCAGTATAACTTTCAGTTCTGTTTCGAAGAGGAGAAATATATAGTCTGGGTGTTATCACCTCCCCCCAACACCTACACACTTATCACTAGCAATGGGGTTGTTGTTGCCATCTGATTGATGAGCAGTCCAGTTCCAAAATCCATCCTGGGGGCTACTTtctgggactattcttggtaccAACATGCCTTAGTGTGGGTTCCTCACCTCATGTGAGTACTTTATTGGCAAGTGTGAGTTCAAGGATCAGGAGTGAAGGATGGGAGCTGtaaagcagggaaggaaggagagccaTTGCAAGGATGCACTATCAAATTGACTACTTCCAAAGGCATTTGGTTGTTTGATCCTGCAAGACAGTTTGAAAGCTGTAAGAAATACCTGAGGAGAGTCTATCtgaggggaaaaagagagaagcagGTATTCATCAGTTGTTGACTCTATTGGTCAAAGATTTGTCCCATGAGGCATTAACTGCTCCCCACTTCTGCATTTCTGGGTTGCACCTGCCCCAGTGCTGAACCATTCCAGCAGTCCCATGATCCCAAGGAATCAAGACACAAACCCTGATGCAGAAAGTGAGAAGCCTGAGGTATGGACTTGAGGTGAAGCTCACCTAGGTTATACCTGCTGAAGCCAGAATAAGATGAGTGGTGGTGAAAAAAGTGGCAGGTGAAGCGAAGAGGATCTGACATCGGACATAAGAAGTGGTTAATACACTAGCACACCTGAATTTGTGAGTTGCAATTCATTCCTGGTACATGTTTAACCAAAGTACCCTGCACATACACTAAATTAAGctttctgtttataaaatgaggataaccaCCTCAAGTTTGCTAGATTGTTCTGAGAATTAGAGATTTTGCATGTATAAAGCCTGATTACGATTTCCATTCAATAAATacactctgtgtgtatgtgtgtgcgtgtgtgtataatTATGAGTCAGATGTAAGTCATTCCAATTGTCTATAAGGGCCCATTGTGGTGAGGCCAAAGTCACAGATTCCACCTTGGGTGGGCAGTGAATTTGGCTTATGCTGCTTAAACAGCCAGAACTTGATCACTGTACGATAAGCCTTCAGTGAGCAACTATTGTGGGCCCAGCCCTGGGCGGCCCTATTCCTGATCCGTCTCCTCGGAAGCACTCACAGGCCTGCAAAGATGAGCAAACAATACGATGTTAGCACAGGAGACTACAAGAGTAAAGGGAGTCCTGGGAGGCGAAGGGAGGCTTTCCCTACGAGGAGGAAATGGTACTGAAATCTCGGAGGATGTGTAGATGTTAACCAAGCAAAGACTGGAGGCAGGGCAAAACGTTTCTCATCAGGTCACACAGTGCAACGGCACCCTTGTTTACTGAGCCCCTGCTGTAGTCAAGGTGGCACAGGGAGGAAGCCAATGCCTACCAGCCTCTCACCGCCCCAAGGGCATAAAGAAGCCCGTAGTGGGAGTGAAGGAACAAATTACCAGACTTACGGGGGTGTCCCTACTAACAGATAGCATCATTCACAAACTCAGAAAATTACTGATTGGTTCACTCCTTCTCtggttaattaaattttaatggccaaaaatgaatgaaattgatgactttttttttccttttcacaatcCTCTTTCGTTACgctattttatatttcaataacAAAAGGTATAAACAAACTCTCTAGAGAATTCTCTGCGCCCCACCCACCGGAGAAAGGCGAGAAAAGGCAGACCCTCTCTGCGTCCCCGCCGCTCCACCGGGCGGCGCCTGTCTCTTTAAGAGCCGGAGCCTCGCCCTCCGGAGGGGCGGCGTAGGGAGCGAGCTC
The Camelus dromedarius isolate mCamDro1 chromosome 14, mCamDro1.pat, whole genome shotgun sequence genome window above contains:
- the DIO1 gene encoding type I iodothyronine deiodinase codes for the protein MGLSLPGLWLKRLWVLFQVALHVALGKVLLTLFPGRVKQDILAMSQRTGMAQNPHFSYENWIPTFFSIQYFWFILKVRWQRLEDTTEQGGLAPDCPVVRLSGQRCNIWDFMQGNRPLVLNFGSCTUPSFIFKFDQFKRLIEDFNSIADFLIIYIEEAHASDGWAFKNNVDIKNHQNLQDRLRAAHLLLDRSPQCPVVVDTMKNQSSQLYAALPERLYVLQEGRILYKGKPGPWNYHPEEVRAVLEKLHS